In a single window of the Lebetimonas sp. JH292 genome:
- the mrdA gene encoding penicillin-binding protein 2: MRSKIVITFIFLFFLILIYRIYDLSILSYCKYNKLARENKEKTVLLPPIRGIIFDRFNKPVAFNKLRFDIALKPHLKKNILKEKIDFLKQLVPDINETKLIKTYKMYDSLYNHKPVTILQYMDENTIYKIEPFLSIDEDFYILPSYLREYPYKEVLANVLGYVSRANINDLKNNSVISLTQISGKRGVEKYYDNILQGEAGEKKVIVNARNIILKTLNVKKPITHNITLSIDTNLQTFIYNLLKKENKRGAVVVMKTNGEILALVSYPSYDDNLFVKGISVDKWNKLLFDIYNPLLNKPVSGLYPPGSTVKPAEGLIAAASGKWNPWKKIECPGYIEIGGRKFRDWKPSGHGKTDLIKAIKRSVDTYYYQLGLKIGINYLSKNLKKMGFGKKTGIDLPNEKTGIVPDKKWKVNKYHQPWFIGETLNAVIGQGYFLATPLQVAVNTALIASGKLPKPFLVEKIDNNIKKPVLKDVLSKKEKRSLWIIRKGMWEVCNSPGGTATRHIHTPFPIAGKTGTAQVYSIPQAVKKRKREDELAYFKRSHAWLSTYGPYRKPQLVVTVLIEHGGHGGSAAGDIVSKIYTWLYKKGYIK, translated from the coding sequence GTGCGAAGCAAAATCGTTATAACATTTATTTTTCTGTTTTTTTTAATTCTTATATACAGGATTTATGATTTAAGCATTCTTTCTTATTGCAAATATAATAAACTTGCAAGAGAAAACAAAGAAAAAACTGTATTGCTGCCGCCTATAAGGGGAATTATTTTTGACAGATTCAATAAGCCGGTTGCCTTTAATAAATTAAGATTCGATATTGCTTTAAAACCGCATTTAAAAAAAAATATACTAAAAGAAAAAATTGATTTTTTAAAACAGCTTGTTCCGGATATTAATGAAACAAAGCTTATTAAAACATATAAAATGTATGATTCTTTATATAATCATAAACCTGTAACTATTCTTCAATATATGGATGAAAACACTATTTATAAAATAGAGCCTTTTTTGTCAATAGACGAGGATTTTTATATTTTGCCAAGTTACTTAAGGGAATATCCGTATAAGGAAGTTTTGGCTAATGTTTTGGGATATGTTTCCCGTGCAAATATTAACGATTTAAAAAATAACAGTGTGATATCACTTACCCAAATCAGCGGTAAAAGAGGAGTGGAAAAATATTATGACAATATTTTGCAAGGAGAGGCGGGAGAAAAAAAAGTTATAGTTAATGCAAGAAACATAATATTAAAAACACTTAATGTCAAAAAACCTATTACTCATAATATTACTTTAAGTATAGATACAAATCTGCAAACATTTATTTATAATTTATTAAAAAAAGAAAATAAACGCGGTGCGGTTGTGGTAATGAAAACAAACGGAGAAATTTTGGCACTTGTTTCATATCCTTCGTATGATGATAATCTTTTTGTAAAAGGAATAAGCGTAGATAAGTGGAATAAACTTTTATTTGACATATATAATCCCCTTTTAAATAAACCTGTCAGCGGTCTTTATCCTCCGGGATCCACTGTCAAACCCGCTGAAGGGTTAATTGCTGCCGCAAGCGGGAAATGGAATCCGTGGAAAAAAATAGAATGTCCCGGGTATATTGAAATAGGGGGGAGAAAATTCAGAGACTGGAAGCCCTCAGGTCATGGAAAAACCGATTTGATAAAAGCGATAAAAAGAAGTGTTGATACATATTATTATCAGCTCGGTTTAAAAATAGGAATTAATTATTTGTCCAAAAATCTTAAAAAAATGGGATTTGGCAAAAAAACGGGAATAGATTTGCCTAATGAAAAAACAGGCATTGTTCCAGATAAAAAATGGAAGGTAAATAAATATCACCAACCGTGGTTTATAGGGGAAACATTAAATGCTGTTATAGGGCAGGGATATTTTTTGGCCACTCCTTTGCAAGTTGCTGTAAATACCGCTTTGATTGCAAGTGGAAAATTGCCAAAACCTTTTTTGGTTGAAAAAATAGACAATAATATTAAAAAGCCGGTTTTAAAAGATGTTTTAAGTAAAAAAGAAAAAAGAAGTTTATGGATAATAAGAAAAGGAATGTGGGAAGTTTGTAATTCCCCGGGGGGAACAGCCACAAGACATATTCATACCCCGTTTCCAATAGCTGGGAAAACAGGTACGGCACAGGTTTATTCAATCCCCCAGGCAGTTAAAAAAAGAAAAAGAGAGGACGAGCTTGCCTATTTTAAACGTTCCCATGCTTGGCTTAGCACTTACGGACCTTACAGAAAGCCTCAGCTTGTGGTAACCGTTTTAATAGAACACGGGGGGCACGGAGGTTCAGCTGCGGGAGATATTGTAAGTAAAATTTATACCTGGCTTTATAAAAAAGGATATATAAAATAG
- a CDS encoding N-acetyltransferase — MKNEKLKDVKLIKPKLKNIKDIQEVVKEYVNEGIILKRDDDEVATNIRSYVVAYDGKKPVGVGALHIFSPFLGEIRSLGVKKNYQGKGIGKEIVNTLLKEAKSLGLKEVLVLTYKKEFFEKLGFVEIPKESIPDKKIWADCIKCKFFPNCNEKHF; from the coding sequence ATGAAAAATGAAAAATTAAAAGATGTTAAATTAATAAAACCGAAGTTAAAAAATATAAAAGATATTCAGGAAGTCGTAAAAGAATATGTAAACGAGGGTATAATCTTAAAAAGAGATGATGACGAAGTTGCTACAAATATCCGCTCTTATGTTGTCGCTTACGATGGGAAAAAACCCGTAGGTGTAGGCGCACTTCATATTTTTTCCCCTTTTTTGGGGGAAATTCGCTCACTTGGGGTAAAAAAGAATTATCAGGGAAAAGGAATCGGTAAAGAAATAGTAAACACTTTATTAAAAGAAGCTAAAAGCTTAGGATTAAAAGAAGTTTTGGTCCTCACTTACAAAAAAGAATTTTTTGAAAAACTCGGTTTTGTTGAAATACCGAAAGAATCTATACCGGATAAAAAAATATGGGCGGATTGTATAAAATGCAAATTTTTTCCGAATTGCAACGAAAAGCACTTTTAA
- a CDS encoding lytic transglycosylase domain-containing protein, translating into MKKFLIIIIAVFLYGDLYTNKNIQILNSLDIENSFINNKKLNYLYKIYSKRKKNYFLNLLENGYDYLPLIRNQITSSKIPKELISVAFAESYLNIDAKSNKRAIGLWQFMPVTARRFGLKINEYVDERKDAVKSTKAAIEYLKNLHKFFGKWYLAIMAYNAGEARIVEAVVRAKVDKLCKKLGKKCKRDKTIKKYRKIIKNYQRHGRYAYTPLHKLYLKLKKEPLSLGEVLKYQRGLKRQYLPKETRKYILKILAMSFLFNSDEFIKYSNSYLLNSGVTASWEKVEVPPGTSLIYVSRLLHVSLKNLREHNYHLNYIFTPPYKYYIYIPYEKLAYFKLHFNPKKHFFVYKIKKGDTLNKIAKRFDTKIRLIRDFNKIGKFLHIGQRLVIPLNSVFVSYKVKKGDSLRKIARKYGVSFNKIKKINNLKSSLIRIGEVLKIPQEFK; encoded by the coding sequence ATGAAAAAATTTTTAATTATTATAATAGCCGTTTTTTTATATGGAGATTTATATACTAATAAAAATATTCAAATATTAAACAGTCTGGATATTGAAAACAGTTTTATAAACAATAAAAAATTAAATTATTTATATAAAATTTATTCAAAAAGGAAAAAAAACTACTTTTTAAATCTTTTGGAAAACGGATATGATTATCTGCCTCTTATAAGGAATCAGATAACATCCTCCAAAATTCCAAAAGAGCTTATTTCTGTAGCATTTGCAGAAAGTTACTTGAATATAGACGCAAAATCAAATAAAAGGGCCATAGGACTTTGGCAGTTTATGCCCGTTACAGCGAGAAGATTCGGACTCAAAATAAACGAATATGTGGATGAAAGAAAAGATGCCGTAAAATCCACAAAAGCGGCAATTGAATATTTGAAAAATTTGCACAAATTTTTTGGCAAATGGTATCTTGCCATTATGGCTTATAATGCTGGAGAAGCCAGAATTGTAGAGGCCGTGGTAAGGGCAAAAGTGGATAAATTGTGTAAAAAACTGGGGAAAAAATGTAAAAGAGATAAAACAATTAAAAAATACAGAAAAATAATTAAAAATTATCAAAGACACGGCAGGTATGCTTATACCCCTCTTCATAAACTTTATTTGAAATTAAAAAAAGAGCCTTTAAGTCTTGGCGAAGTGTTAAAGTATCAAAGAGGTTTAAAAAGGCAGTATCTCCCTAAAGAAACAAGAAAATATATTTTAAAAATCCTGGCAATGTCTTTTTTATTTAACAGTGATGAATTTATTAAATATTCGAATTCTTATCTTTTAAACAGCGGGGTAACGGCTTCGTGGGAAAAGGTTGAAGTGCCTCCCGGAACAAGCCTTATATATGTAAGCAGACTTTTACACGTTTCTTTAAAAAATTTAAGGGAACATAATTATCATCTGAATTATATTTTTACACCTCCTTATAAATATTATATTTATATTCCTTATGAAAAGCTCGCATATTTTAAGCTGCATTTTAATCCCAAAAAACATTTTTTTGTATATAAAATAAAAAAAGGGGATACATTAAATAAAATAGCAAAAAGATTTGATACTAAAATAAGACTTATCAGGGATTTTAATAAAATAGGAAAATTTTTGCATATAGGTCAGAGACTTGTAATTCCATTAAATTCCGTGTTTGTCAGTTATAAGGTTAAAAAAGGCGATTCTTTAAGAAAAATTGCTAGAAAATACGGAGTAAGTTTTAATAAAATTAAAAAAATTAACAATTTAAAATCTTCTTTAATAAGAATAGGAGAAGTATTAAAAATTCCTCAGGAGTTTAAATGA
- the yihA gene encoding ribosome biogenesis GTP-binding protein YihA/YsxC: protein MKVKFLKSAPSIKEAIEPSMLEIALLGRSNVGKSSFLNAFLNQKIAKISSTPGKTQLINFFEIEDEDKKFILIDLPGFGYAKVSKSLKKEWGKNLDQFLKNRFNIKLFIHLRDARHPNLEIDENVDNYLNSFIRPDQQIITVFTKIDKLKQSEISKLKKDYPNALLVSNIKKRGFDKVKEKINQILWKS from the coding sequence ATGAAAGTGAAATTTTTAAAATCGGCTCCGAGTATAAAAGAGGCAATTGAGCCGAGTATGCTTGAAATAGCGCTTCTTGGGAGGAGCAATGTGGGCAAAAGCAGTTTTTTAAATGCTTTTTTAAACCAAAAAATAGCAAAAATATCTTCAACACCCGGAAAAACTCAGCTTATTAATTTTTTTGAAATTGAAGATGAAGATAAAAAATTTATTTTAATTGATTTACCCGGATTCGGTTATGCAAAAGTTTCCAAATCGCTAAAAAAAGAGTGGGGTAAAAATTTGGATCAATTTTTAAAAAATAGATTTAATATAAAACTTTTTATCCATTTAAGGGACGCAAGACATCCGAATCTTGAAATAGATGAAAATGTAGATAATTATTTAAACTCATTTATAAGACCAGACCAGCAGATAATTACTGTTTTTACAAAAATAGACAAACTAAAACAAAGTGAAATTTCAAAACTTAAAAAAGATTATCCAAATGCTCTTTTGGTGTCCAATATAAAAAAAAGAGGGTTTGACAAAGTAAAAGAAAAAATTAATCAGATTTTATGGAAAAGTTAA
- a CDS encoding HAD family hydrolase, with amino-acid sequence MTELIVFDVDGTLTDGKIYYSESGDEIKSFNTKDGLMIKSWNALGKKSAIITGRVSKIVERRAKELDITTVRQGIRDKASELKRITNHFGITLDEVAVIGDDMNDFSMLKLVKRTFAPYDASSFIYEYVNYPLNKKGGEGAVAEMIEILLKEENLYNKFLKLWQK; translated from the coding sequence ATGACTGAATTGATAGTGTTTGATGTTGACGGGACTTTGACGGACGGGAAAATATATTACAGTGAAAGCGGGGATGAAATAAAGTCATTTAATACCAAAGACGGGTTGATGATAAAATCGTGGAACGCTTTGGGTAAAAAAAGTGCGATTATCACCGGCAGGGTTTCTAAAATTGTTGAAAGAAGGGCAAAAGAGCTTGATATTACAACCGTAAGGCAGGGAATAAGGGATAAAGCGAGTGAGCTTAAAAGAATAACAAATCATTTTGGAATAACATTGGATGAGGTTGCTGTTATAGGAGATGATATGAATGATTTTTCTATGTTAAAGCTTGTAAAAAGAACATTTGCTCCTTATGACGCTTCATCTTTTATTTATGAATATGTAAATTATCCTTTAAATAAAAAAGGCGGAGAAGGAGCCGTTGCTGAAATGATTGAAATTTTGTTAAAAGAAGAAAATTTATATAATAAATTTTTAAAATTATGGCAAAAATAA
- a CDS encoding LptA/OstA family protein — protein MKKLIIFLMLVFLHADDLKIVSKTFNYYPDKFYSDFKGDVNATTGIDNILADEIKVYLNKDKSLKELVALGKVKFILNLDKNTTYKGYSDYLDYKVNSGDIILKGNAFVKKLQTNESVKGGYIKLNKFSKKAVVKGVNKPAVIIIKVKK, from the coding sequence ATGAAAAAATTAATAATTTTTTTAATGCTGGTTTTTTTACATGCGGATGATTTGAAAATTGTAAGCAAAACATTTAATTATTATCCTGATAAATTTTATTCGGATTTTAAAGGGGATGTAAACGCCACAACAGGTATTGACAATATTTTGGCCGATGAAATAAAGGTTTATTTAAATAAAGACAAATCTTTAAAAGAATTAGTTGCTTTGGGGAAAGTTAAATTTATTTTGAATCTGGATAAAAATACCACTTATAAAGGTTATAGCGATTATTTGGATTATAAAGTAAATTCCGGGGATATTATTTTAAAAGGTAATGCTTTTGTAAAGAAACTTCAGACAAATGAAAGCGTAAAAGGCGGATATATAAAATTAAATAAATTTTCAAAAAAAGCGGTTGTAAAAGGTGTAAACAAACCTGCGGTGATTATTATAAAGGTTAAAAAATGA
- the hisB gene encoding imidazoleglycerol-phosphate dehydratase HisB — MTEIKRKTKETNIQISVNINGSGKSEISTGIGFFDHMLEALSKHSGIDMNIFCEGDIFVDYHHSVEDVGIVLGQALNKEVFPISNIERFSNAVAILDEAAVEVDMDVSGRPYLVYEMPIDGAIKDFDLELVEEFFKSLVFNFKISAHIIYKRGTNKHHIVESAFKAFAIALRRALEFRESGVPSTKGVI, encoded by the coding sequence ATGACAGAGATAAAAAGAAAAACAAAAGAAACAAATATACAAATCAGTGTCAATATAAACGGGAGCGGTAAATCTGAAATTTCCACCGGTATAGGTTTTTTTGACCATATGCTTGAGGCTCTTTCCAAACACAGCGGAATAGATATGAATATTTTCTGCGAAGGGGATATTTTTGTGGATTATCACCACAGTGTCGAAGATGTCGGAATTGTTTTGGGACAGGCTTTAAATAAAGAAGTTTTTCCAATCAGTAATATTGAAAGATTTTCAAATGCAGTTGCTATTCTTGACGAAGCCGCCGTCGAAGTTGATATGGATGTTTCAGGCAGACCTTATTTGGTTTATGAAATGCCAATAGACGGGGCAATAAAAGATTTTGATTTAGAACTTGTGGAAGAATTTTTTAAATCTTTGGTATTTAATTTTAAAATAAGCGCACATATAATTTATAAAAGAGGAACAAACAAACACCATATTGTAGAATCGGCTTTTAAAGCGTTTGCAATTGCTCTTAGAAGGGCACTTGAGTTTAGAGAAAGCGGAGTGCCTTCTACAAAAGGGGTTATATAA
- a CDS encoding septal ring lytic transglycosylase RlpA family protein has product MKKTVFFIGIILLIFTGCSEREYETVVYPTPGAKKTTQNAYAVNGNVYIPKRHVPIGWTQTGIASWYGPDFHGKYTSDGEIYNMYEYSAAHKTLPMNTMVKVTNLNNGKSVIVRINDRGPFVKGRIIDLSYAAAKKIGIDATGTAPVRVKVIGFKGKDYVNGYMIQVGAFQRYEGAEITAKKYKNLGYNTFIKSINGLNKVFITGFESYNEAKKFKLQNNINGFIVGE; this is encoded by the coding sequence ATGAAAAAAACAGTGTTTTTTATAGGAATAATTTTGCTTATTTTTACGGGTTGCAGCGAAAGAGAGTATGAAACAGTGGTTTATCCGACACCCGGGGCTAAAAAAACGACTCAAAACGCTTATGCCGTAAACGGTAATGTTTATATTCCAAAAAGGCATGTTCCAATCGGATGGACACAAACAGGAATCGCCAGCTGGTACGGACCTGATTTTCACGGAAAATATACAAGCGACGGTGAAATTTACAATATGTATGAATATAGCGCAGCCCATAAAACACTTCCTATGAATACAATGGTAAAAGTTACAAATTTAAACAACGGCAAAAGTGTAATTGTAAGGATAAACGACAGAGGTCCTTTCGTAAAAGGAAGAATTATAGATTTAAGTTATGCGGCAGCTAAAAAAATCGGAATAGATGCTACAGGCACAGCACCAGTGAGAGTGAAAGTTATCGGTTTTAAAGGAAAAGATTATGTAAACGGATATATGATTCAAGTAGGTGCTTTTCAAAGGTATGAGGGGGCTGAAATTACAGCTAAAAAATATAAAAATTTAGGTTATAATACGTTTATTAAAAGTATAAACGGTTTAAACAAAGTTTTTATTACCGGATTTGAAAGTTACAACGAAGCTAAAAAATTTAAGCTTCAAAATAATATCAACGGATTTATTGTAGGAGAATAA